The Arcanobacterium pinnipediorum genome includes the window ACTTGGAGGTTGTGATTGGCTAGTACACGTCTACGCCGGATGGTCACCGGCAAAATCCACCGCGCAACTGTCACGGGAGCTGACCTTCACTATGTTGGTTCGGTAACTATTGATGCCGATCTGCTCGATGCTGCCGATATATTGCCTGGTGAGGCAGTAGATGTTGTTGATGTCAATAACGGGCAACGCCTGACCACGTACACGATTCCGGGTGAGCGTGGTAAAGGCGAGATTATTTTAAACGGTGCGGCTGCCCACAAAGTCAGTGTTGGCGACCTCGTCATCATTATGTGTTATTCGCTTGTTGACGACGAAACCGCGCGCACGCTTTCCCCGCAGGTAGTTTTTGTTGATGAGCATAATCAGCTGGTTCATCTAGGGCACGAACCGGGGCAAGTTCCCCACAACGACGCAGATTTGGAGTCTTCGGGAATTCCTTTTTCTCAAGCGCGCTAATTCGCGCTCCATCTCACGTCCAATCTGCTGAAAACGACCAGCTCTGCCTTGTAATCTTAAAGGGTGAATATGAACGAAAATAATACCCCAACTGTTGCTGACGATACTTCTGACCAGATTCAGGTTCGTAAGGATAAACGCCAGCGTCTGCTTGATGACGGCCGCCAGCCTTATGCTGCAGAACTTCCTATCACTTCATCGATTGTTAAGGTCCGTGAAGGATATGCAGTTGCTGAGCTCGATGCCGAGGGCAATGCTGTGGCCGAGCCAGCTGGCGATGTTCGTATATTGACTCCTGGTGAAGAAACTGAAGACGTGGTGGGTATAGCTGGACGTGTCATGTTCATGCGCCCATCGGGCAAGATTGCCTTCACAGTTCTCCAAGATGGCGCTGGAACCCGTATCCAGGTTATTTTCTCCCTTGCTAATGTTGGTAAGGAAGCTTTTGATGCGTTAAAGGCCGACGTCGATTTAGGCGATTTTATTTTCGTACACGGCCATGTTGGTACCTCTAAGCGTGGCGAACTTTCTATCTTTGCTCACGAGTGGCAAATGGCGTCGAAAGCAATTCGTCCACTTCCAAAGACGTTCACCACTGCTGATGGTGTGGAAATGGCGTTGAGTGAAGAGTCGCGCGTGCGTGCTCGCCACCTGGATTTGATTACCCGGCAAAGTGCCCGTGACATGGTACGTATTCGCGCTAAAGTGATGCGTTCGCTGCGTAATACTTTCGAATCCGATGACTTTATCGAGTTAGAAACTCCGATTTTGCAGGTGTTGCACGGTGGTGCTGCGGCGCGTCCGTTTACCACTCACATTAATGCGTACGATCAAGATCTCTATTTGCGTATTGCAACCGAATTGTATTTGAAGCGTGCTGTTGTTGGCGGAGTTGATCGCGTTTATGAAATCGGAAAGAATTTCCGTAATGAAGGTGCTGATTCTTCACATTCGCCAGAATTTACTGCCCTCGAAGCATACGCAGCCTACGGTACGTATGACACGATGGCTAAACTGACTCAAGACTTGGTACAAAATGCTGCCCGCGATGTGTTTGGTTCTACCACCGTTACGTTGGCTGACGGCACCGAATATGATTTAGGTGGCCAGTGGGATACCATCACGCTTTATGAATCATTATCGGAAGCTGTTGGTGAAGAAATTAGCGTCCACACTCCACGTGAGCACTTGGTGGCGCTTGCAGAAAAGTATGGCATTAAAGTCAAAGATTATGCTGTTGCCGGTAAGATTGCGGAAGATATTTGGGAAGAACTTGTTGGAGATAAGCTCTGGGCGCCGACTTTCGTTCGAGACTTCCCCGAAGATACTTCACCGTTGACCCGCAACCATCGCACGAAGCCTGGTTTGACTGAGAAGTGGGATCTATACATTCGTGGTGTTGAAACAGCTACTGCATACAGCGAACTTGCGGATCCAGTTATTCAGCGCGAACGTTTAACTCAACAATCTCTCGATGCTGCTAATGGCGATCCAGAAGCAATGCAACTCGATGAAGATTTCATTGAAGCGATGGAACAGGGTTTCCCACCTGCTGGCGGTATGGGCATGGGAATCGATCGGTTGCTGATGGCTTTGACTGGCTTGGGCATTCGAGAAACTATTACTTTCCCATTCGTTAAACCGCGCGCCTAAGATGATGCGAGATTAAAGATATATAGTTCTGGCTGGAATAATTACTTATTCCAGCCAGAACTATATTACGTGTGGGACCATCACACGAGTGTAACTGTTAGCTCTTGGCAGAGCGGCGGCGAAGGAGAGTTCCGCCTGCTAATGCTAAGAAGCTAACAATGATAAGCCCACCAGCCATGCTGCCAGTCTTAGCCAACATGCCTCCAGATTGCTGGACAGAAGAAATAGGTTGTTTCTCTGTTGGCGTTTGAGGAGTGGTAGGCGTTTGAGGTGTAGTTGGTGTAACTGGGGTTGACTTCTTCGGTGAAATAGTCAGTTCAACCTTAACTTCACCAGAGTTTGCGCCACGTGCGATGACGTGATGCTTACCGGTAGCAAAATCAAGGGGAACTAGCCATTGCGTGCTTACTTTTCCGGTGGCATCTGCAATGAATGTTCCTAGATCTACTACCCGTGAGTGGACTTCTATCTTCACTTCTTCACCTGGTTTGAAACCAGCAAACGTGAAGGTAGCAGTTTCGCCGAGCCGTGCGCTGAAGCTTGCTGAATCCGCACGCGGACCAGCTGGGTCCGTTGGGTTAGCCGGATCGGTTGGATCAGCTGGGTTAGCTGGATCGGTTGGATCAGCTGGGTTAGCTGGATCGGTTGGATCAGCTGGGTTAGCTGGGTTAGCCGGATCGGTTGGATCAGCTGGGTTAGCTGGATCGGTTGGATCAGCTGGGTCCGTTGGGTCCGTTGGGTCCGTTGGGTCGGTTGGGTCCGTTGGGTCCGTTGGGTTAGCTGGGTCCGTTGGGTTAGCTGGGTCGGTTGGATCAGCTGGGTCGGTTGGGTCGGTTGGGTCGGTTGGGTCGGTTGGATCAGCTGGGTCGGTTGGGTCGGTTGGGTCGGTTGGATCAGCTGGGTTAGCTGGGTCGGTTGGGTCGGTTGGATCAGCTGGATCCGTTGGATCAGCTGGATCCGTTGGATCAGCCGGATCAGTTGGATTTACGATGATGACGTCTGAATCCACGCTACCGGCATCAATCTCGTCATGTGTTGCCGGGGTTGCCGGATCAGTCTTGAAACATACTTCGGATAACGAAACCCAAGTATTACTGGAGCTTCCCGCTGTTTGAGTCACATGTAGACGTAGGGTCACTGCATCGCCGTCGCTAAACATAGTACGCAACGAGGATAGATCAATACTCAACCGATCATCCAAAGTGATATCACCCAATTGAGTTTGGGTATTATCTGCACCGATAACAGATAGTGAACCAGTGCGAACACGACCATTAGGACCATCGAGTCGATTCGTGATATCCACAGCTCGCAATGCCGAGGTGTAGTCGAAAGAGAAATCGATATCTAATGGAACCACAGAAGAACCCCACGGAGTATGCCAGATGGTGGAGGTATCACCGTCGAACATATTACGCGCTCCATTTTGTGCATTGACTTCTTCAGCAGGCAAGGTATCAGGAACCGTTACCGCCAAGCACTGCGGGTTTGCTTCCCCATCGAGAAGCTCGACCGTGAGATCAGCAGCACCCGAAACAGTCTTTCCTCCAGCAGCCAACTCGAATGGGATTCGAACCGGACCTGATTCTTGGAATGAAGGAACAATGAGCTTCATGCGCACCTTTGCGTCCTGTCCGGGGGCAATCGTAGGAACAGTAAATGAGGTTATTGCCGTAGCCTCGCCAGCTTGAGCAAGTGGAACAGTAGTTCCAACGAACTTCCAGCCCTCGGGCAATTGAGCTGTCAATGTAGCATCAGCAATAGGCTGGCTACCAACATTGCGTACAGTAACATCGATGATGTTGCCGCCACGGTTCACAGTGGTCTCATCGGTAGAAACAATGGCTGGAATGTTTCCTAGCCAGTCCAAGGAAACAGTGGTGTAACTGATAAATCCGTATCCACTACTGCCTGGAGCTGGGCTCTCATACAAGATACCGAAGCGACCAGAGGTGAAGTTCCCGTCAGCATCAGGAAGTGGAGTGATCGTCGAATAGCCGGTGAATCCAGGTTGGAAAGCCTTGGATGCAGACCACGTTTGACCATCGTCATAAGAGATCTTCACCGTACCATTGAGGCGGTCTCCACTATGTGCAGTATTGCTAAAGAGGAGAATCTTTGCCCGCGGGTCATCAGCTGGAGCATCTGGGAATGCTCGCACAATACCAGCGTTATTATTTGGATCAACTAATGTTTGGTCAATGCTGACTTCACCATAGGTTTGACCGCCATCTTCAGAAATCGCAATGCGGCGAGCAGTAACGCTTGGTGCGCCACGGTTTGAAGAGCGCGAGTTTACCATGAGGCGACCATCGGAGAGTTCAACGACTTTGTTTTCGTCCATGCCGGCGCCGAATGCCTCTCCAGCTTGCCACGTTTGGCCATGATCGTCAGAGTAGACGGAGACTGCCTGGAAAACTTCACGGCCATTTTGACGTACAGCGTAGGTAAATTGTTGGATCAAACGACCCTTGTGTACCCGATCAGAACGTAGTTGGATACCTTCACCTGATGCTGCGAAGCGAGCTCGCATCACATTGGTATCAGGTGTGATATCTGCGGTAATGATGCGAGGTTCAGTCCATGTTTCACCATTGTCCGTTGAGGACATAACGGCTGCATGGATGACATTGCGATTATTGGGATCGACGCCGAAGCTGGAACCAGCCAAACCTTGGTTGAAAGATTTGACGAAGAACATAAAGATTTCGTTAGTTTCACGATCAACGACGTAGGAGGGGTCAGAATAGCCGAATTGTTCGAATCCAGGTTTGCCGGCTGCGATAGTCGTAGCTGGTTCCCAAGAACGGCCGCCGTCTTTAGAAATGCGCTGAACGATTGAATTCGGGGTTGGAGCATCACCACATCCAGCAGGACGGCCATCCCATGCGGCAAGAATCCATCCGTTGGGAGCAGTTGTGAGTGCTGGGATGCGGTAGCATGCGTAACCAGCTTGATTTGGTCGCGCAAGGACGACCTGATCGCCGTCGTTGTAATCAGTGGGGATCTCTGACGGATCTGGTGCGCCTGGATCTACCGGAGGAGCTTCAGGAGCCAACTCCTGGTAGTGAGCTGTGACCTCAGCGGCAGTGAGCACCCGGTTAAAGACGCGAACTTCGTCAATCTTACCGTTGAAATTCAGGCCGCCAATTTTATCGAGTGGAGCAGTAAAGGCGTTGGTAGCAGTCCAATCCTTGACCCCAATAAGTTCACCGTTAATATACAAGGCAAGGCCGTGCTGTGCGGACTGGGTCCACGTGTATTGATACCACTTGTGGGCTTCAACTATCGCAGATGAATAAGTTAGCACCATCCGATCTCCGGCACCAACGTGGACTCCGTTACCAGCTGAGCCATCGGTTAGACGAAGATCGAAAGCGATATTGCCTGAAGTATCGGAAATAACAGATGTGCGCCGGGTTGGGGTTGCAATTGGACTTACCCAATAAGAGATGGACCAATCCGAATTAGCGCTCAGTTCATGATTGTCAGCAAACGTCATACCGTTACCGTTGGTTACTTCCAAAGCCTTGCCAGAAATACCTTCATCAGTAAACGATAAGCCAGTAGTGATACCGTTACGCTCGCCTCCTGAATCGTTACCGTCTTCATCATCGAAGCTGTAGTGGTGAATCAAACCTTGGGTATCTTCATCACTAGGTTCTTCTGGGGTGACCGGCTCTGTAGGAGTTGAATCAGGTTGTGTTTGGGCAGTGTATTCACTGGTGACTTCTGCTGCGGAGAGTACCCGGTTGTAGACACGGACCTCATCAATTTTCCCATTAAAGTTCAAGCCACCGACTTTATCGAGTGGAGGAGCAAAAGCATGGGTGGCCGTCCAGTCCTTAGTGGTGACAAGTTGGCCATTGAGATACATTGATAAACCAGCAGTTGCCGATTGCGTCCACGAAACCTGTTGCCATTCGGTGCTAATTGGATCCTTGGAGTAGGTCAAAATCATCGAATCGCCGCTACCAACGTGTGCGCCACGGCCGCGGTCACTGTTTTTTAGGCGTAAATCAAACGCAATATCGCCTGAGGCATCAGAAAGCACCGATGTGCGCGATGTAGGTTCACTATCTACTTTGAACCAGTATGAAATAGTCCAGTTTGTTTGGTTGGCGAGATTGTGAGTTTCGGTGAAGGTCATACCTTGACCGTTTGTTACTGCAAGGGACTTACCTGAAACGCTGTCTTGACTAAAAGTAGCAGTGCTTGTATCGCCATCGCGACTACCAACACTATCCGCGCCAGTTTCTTCGTCAAACGTGTAGCGGTGGATCAATCCGGTGGTTGCGAGGGCGGGTTCGTCCGGTGGTGAGGCGTAAGCCAAACCGGGCAGAGCAATCAGTATGGTGCTCACAGCGGCGATTGAGGAAGTAAACCGGGACATCGGTTCTCCTTTTCTTGTGCTTTATGTGTGTCAATTGACAACCGTCATCGTTGACGGAGTCCAACATGTGGTTCATCGTTGAACCTTGGCTCGCCTTCGAGCCAAGTTAGTTATGTGGTCCACACAACTATAGCCATTGTTACTTAGATATCAGACGACTGGCAAGTTATGCGCTAAATTCCTTTTAAATAACATGGCTCTATGCAAAGTTTTCACACTATGCATAGAGCCATGTTAGTTATCGTGATGGGTGATTAGCCGTCGATCTTCTCTGCGTCTTCATCAACCCAGTCGAAGGTACGGGTTACAGCCTTCTT containing:
- a CDS encoding LamG-like jellyroll fold domain-containing protein, with amino-acid sequence MSRFTSSIAAVSTILIALPGLAYASPPDEPALATTGLIHRYTFDEETGADSVGSRDGDTSTATFSQDSVSGKSLAVTNGQGMTFTETHNLANQTNWTISYWFKVDSEPTSRTSVLSDASGDIAFDLRLKNSDRGRGAHVGSGDSMILTYSKDPISTEWQQVSWTQSATAGLSMYLNGQLVTTKDWTATHAFAPPLDKVGGLNFNGKIDEVRVYNRVLSAAEVTSEYTAQTQPDSTPTEPVTPEEPSDEDTQGLIHHYSFDDEDGNDSGGERNGITTGLSFTDEGISGKALEVTNGNGMTFADNHELSANSDWSISYWVSPIATPTRRTSVISDTSGNIAFDLRLTDGSAGNGVHVGAGDRMVLTYSSAIVEAHKWYQYTWTQSAQHGLALYINGELIGVKDWTATNAFTAPLDKIGGLNFNGKIDEVRVFNRVLTAAEVTAHYQELAPEAPPVDPGAPDPSEIPTDYNDGDQVVLARPNQAGYACYRIPALTTAPNGWILAAWDGRPAGCGDAPTPNSIVQRISKDGGRSWEPATTIAAGKPGFEQFGYSDPSYVVDRETNEIFMFFVKSFNQGLAGSSFGVDPNNRNVIHAAVMSSTDNGETWTEPRIITADITPDTNVMRARFAASGEGIQLRSDRVHKGRLIQQFTYAVRQNGREVFQAVSVYSDDHGQTWQAGEAFGAGMDENKVVELSDGRLMVNSRSSNRGAPSVTARRIAISEDGGQTYGEVSIDQTLVDPNNNAGIVRAFPDAPADDPRAKILLFSNTAHSGDRLNGTVKISYDDGQTWSASKAFQPGFTGYSTITPLPDADGNFTSGRFGILYESPAPGSSGYGFISYTTVSLDWLGNIPAIVSTDETTVNRGGNIIDVTVRNVGSQPIADATLTAQLPEGWKFVGTTVPLAQAGEATAITSFTVPTIAPGQDAKVRMKLIVPSFQESGPVRIPFELAAGGKTVSGAADLTVELLDGEANPQCLAVTVPDTLPAEEVNAQNGARNMFDGDTSTIWHTPWGSSVVPLDIDFSFDYTSALRAVDITNRLDGPNGRVRTGSLSVIGADNTQTQLGDITLDDRLSIDLSSLRTMFSDGDAVTLRLHVTQTAGSSSNTWVSLSEVCFKTDPATPATHDEIDAGSVDSDVIIVNPTDPADPTDPADPTDPADPTDPTDPANPADPTDPTDPTDPADPTDPTDPTDPTDPADPTDPANPTDPANPTDPTDPTDPTDPTDPTDPADPTDPANPADPTDPANPANPADPTDPANPADPTDPANPADPTDPANPTDPAGPRADSASFSARLGETATFTFAGFKPGEEVKIEVHSRVVDLGTFIADATGKVSTQWLVPLDFATGKHHVIARGANSGEVKVELTISPKKSTPVTPTTPQTPTTPQTPTEKQPISSVQQSGGMLAKTGSMAGGLIIVSFLALAGGTLLRRRSAKS
- the panD gene encoding aspartate 1-decarboxylase, which produces MVTGKIHRATVTGADLHYVGSVTIDADLLDAADILPGEAVDVVDVNNGQRLTTYTIPGERGKGEIILNGAAAHKVSVGDLVIIMCYSLVDDETARTLSPQVVFVDEHNQLVHLGHEPGQVPHNDADLESSGIPFSQAR
- the lysS gene encoding lysine--tRNA ligase, with product MNENNTPTVADDTSDQIQVRKDKRQRLLDDGRQPYAAELPITSSIVKVREGYAVAELDAEGNAVAEPAGDVRILTPGEETEDVVGIAGRVMFMRPSGKIAFTVLQDGAGTRIQVIFSLANVGKEAFDALKADVDLGDFIFVHGHVGTSKRGELSIFAHEWQMASKAIRPLPKTFTTADGVEMALSEESRVRARHLDLITRQSARDMVRIRAKVMRSLRNTFESDDFIELETPILQVLHGGAAARPFTTHINAYDQDLYLRIATELYLKRAVVGGVDRVYEIGKNFRNEGADSSHSPEFTALEAYAAYGTYDTMAKLTQDLVQNAARDVFGSTTVTLADGTEYDLGGQWDTITLYESLSEAVGEEISVHTPREHLVALAEKYGIKVKDYAVAGKIAEDIWEELVGDKLWAPTFVRDFPEDTSPLTRNHRTKPGLTEKWDLYIRGVETATAYSELADPVIQRERLTQQSLDAANGDPEAMQLDEDFIEAMEQGFPPAGGMGMGIDRLLMALTGLGIRETITFPFVKPRA